Part of the Bacillus andreraoultii genome is shown below.
TTCCTTATGCAGTAAATATTGATAAAGAACGTCATTCAATTGCGTTCCATTCTCATCATCATATGTTTTCAATAATTTAATCGAAGCATGGGCAAATTCACTTATAGCTTCATCAATTGGTAGTTTGGGAAGGAATACAAATGGAAACACATCATCATATACAAATACATGCTTCCCTTTTGTAAGAATTGGTCCAATTTCAATAGCCTTTTTTGCCTGTTCATAATATTTATATGTTTCTAGAATCGAATGATAGTTTCTACTCATTCCCGCGATAATTTGATGAAATGTAACAAATTCCTCTATTTCTGCAATACGGTTTTTAAGTAAAGCCGTTTCAAATAACATAATAATTGTATCCTCATGAACGATGGACAGAACTGCTTTCCACTTCGAATGAATCAACTCTTTTAAATCACGACTTCGCTTCGTCACATTCACTTTATAGTTTGCCATGTTAAAAATAACCAGCGTCAATTCTTTTGGGAGTTTGTAATCGACTAATTGTTCAATTCTATCTAATTCTTTTGTCGTTACCGTATTTTGAACGAGCTTTAGTAAAAAGTTCTCACTTAAAACAGCATATTCTACCGTTTCTTTCTGATACTCCATCATTAATTTGCCAACAAGTATACTCATAATTTCCATAAGCATCCCCGTCTCTTCAGTAAATGTAGACTGTTCTTCAAGCAAAATTACATTCCCTAGCTCTTTATCTTTTAACTTAACACGGCAAACAAATTTTTCATCTTCGCTTTCTGGACAAAATACACGATATGCTTCATTTTTCTGTTTTCCAGCCTTGATTGCTTCTAATTGATTAACACGAGAGACAAATTCGTATGAACAAGCCCCCTCTATTAAATGTTTTCTCCAATACTTATCCTTTACTGGGAATATGTTCGAGGCAGAAATAATTCGAAAAGCCTCATCGCACATAATAATCGGGTTGTGAAAAATAGTCGAGGCATGGTTTAAAAAAGATTGCAGACTATCACTATTCAAATACAAGTCGAACAATTTCACTTTACTTTCTGTAAATATACTTTCGCACAAATCTGTCACCCCACGAACGACATTCATAAGAAGCTCACTTTTTAAAAAGTGTAACACGAATTCATGCGATGACAATAGTAAAATTCGAACAATATCGGACAATGATCCTAGAAAAATAAATTCTACCGCATCTAATCTACTTGAAAATATAGAATTAGCGCTCCTGATATAGATGGCTTTCGTGTCATCATCTTTTTACCAAGTTCTCCTGAAAATAAAGAAAACTCTGGGACACTCGAACCTTTAGTGATCAAAAGAGACTAAAGTTCGCCGAAAGTTTTTCAGTTTTGATGTCATGCGGCAAGATCCTTCCTTGAACACTTTATTAATCCTTTCCTATTAGCTAAAAAATGACCTACTCCTCATATTAGGGGCAAAGTGATAACGTCGTTCGTTCCTCCCACACCCTTCATCCACTCATTTTATTCAACCACTTTTAATGTTAACGGCATTCCTTTACGGACAGAGGCTGTAATAATTTGCGTTTTCGGTGGATGTAACTGTGTATACTTTCCAAGTTGTCTAAAAAAACCGGATACTGCCTTTCGCTATTTTGATGAAAGACCGTAATAATTTCAACCATACAACGAATTTTTTCACTATTTGATAACACTCGGTATGGTCGCTCCTTATATAATATTTGAAATTGAGGTCTAAATTCGCCATTCTTCAACTGTTTAAACAAATCTATTCTTACATCAGTTAAGCTAGAGTTAATCATCTTTTGATACGTATTTGCTAGCATTCCTAGTTCATTTTTTATTGTACGGATCTCTTGTGCCAACTTTATTTTCTTATCTTCTATCATTGCTAACTGCTTGTCTACATATTTCAACTCTTTCTGTAATGACTCATATCGATTTCCATCAAAATGATGTTGTCGTTTTTCATGTACAATCACTAGCTTACTTTCTAAGTCTTTTTTCATTTCATTATAATGACCAAGTTGTTCACTTACATTTTTCAATCCTATTTCTAGAGGTTCGATTTCCTTCTGTAATATGAATTTTCTTTCCTCCCTCTCCTTTGCGACTTTTTCACTTTGTTCTTGTGGAATGGATTGCTGACAAGTCGGACATACATCTGGTAATAAATCCGGAGATGAAGTGAGTTCTTTAAGAGCTTGTTGATAAGATTTTAATTTAGCTTTCGTTTCGTAGAGGACACGGTAGGCTTCTTGTATTTTTCCATTGATTGTTTCAATTTCTGTTTGTAAATGACTATTGTCCGTTACAACAAGTTCTTGATCACTCGTATCTAACTCACGATTCCGTTCCGCTTCTGTTAATTGTTTTTGCAACAATAATTTTTGACCTGCATAAAACGCCTTATTTTTCTCCAATTCCCTTTGCTGTTTTAACAATTTCCTTTTTTCATCTTCAAGTTTGCTATAGTTACCTTGATCAAAACAGATTTGCTCGATTAAAAAAGACCGAGCAACTTTTGCATCTTCTTCAGGAAAAATATCAGGAAAAAAACTATAAATAAAAGCTCGTACGTGACCAACTAGTTTTGAAAGTGTCTCATCATCCGTTAATTCATCATTAATAAAAACTTGGTGAGCGCCTCGACGGTTCATCGTCCGCATTATTTTATACGTATGTTTATCAATCGTTATGTGAGTCGCAACACTCATCTCGCTTTTTCCTTCTTGTAAATAATCTTTTATATACGTTTTATACCCATGTTTTGTCACCGCAAATAAACAAAAGACAATCGCATCACCTATAGACGATTTTCCTGTATAATTGTCGCCAAAAAAATGATTGATCTTACCAAATTGAAATTCCGCATAAGTATGTGATTTAAAATTTTTTACGATTAATTTATTTATAACCATAAGAGCACCGTCCAATATATCCATATGTAACACTAGTTTACAAAACTAGACGACTTCTTTCCACTAAGTAAAATTTTAATCGAATGGCTTTCTTAAAAAAATGATTAGCCATTTTCCATCGATTGCTTCTCTTTTTTAACATTTGTTGTTGTCTAGGACGCGTGAACCTTATAAAAAGGACTGTTCTCATCACTACCTTCGTAATAAGAACAGTCCTCTAAGGAAATAAACTTAGCCCGATTTAACGAAATTACTTCTGTATCTATATACACACGAATCAAATGGAATCTTCCTTATTAATACGTCCATCCCCAAACCATACATAACAACGTGCCAAAAACCGTCACTAATGCAATAAATAAAGCGTAATACAGTGTCACAAATACGGATTTGCTTTCTTCAACTTCCCGAGCATGCATAAAAATGACAATTTGAACAGCCGCTTGTATAAATGCAGTTACAATTAGAATCGTCATCGCAACGGTAAACGACATATGGAAAAAATAAACAAGAAGTGCCACCATCGTTAAAACAAGCGAAAAAATAAAGCCACCTACTTGTTTTTTCGGAAATAATTCTCCCATCAGTTAAATCATTCCTTTCAAGTAGATAAATGAAAAGATAAAAATCCAAACGACATCTAAGAAGTGCCAATAGAGTGAGAAAATAAATGATTTATTTGCCGTTTCAGCAGTAATGCCACGACTACGGATTTGGAGGATAATGTACAATCCCCAGACAAGTCCAAATGTAACATGTGCACCATGTGTTCCTAATGTCGTAAATAAAATCGACGTAAATGCACTTGTTTGCAATGTCGCACCTTCATGATAATACGTCGCAAACTCAGTCATTTCTAACACTAGAAACAAGAGCCCAAGTAACAGTGTAATCGTAAAAAATGTTAACATCGCCTTTTTATTCCCTAATCGCATCGCATGAATAGCCAGTCCAATGACGAAACTACTCGTTAATAAGATGAACGTTTCTAAAATAACCGGAAAAATTTCAAAAATTTCCGCACCAGTTGGACCACTACCCGTTCGATCTACTAATGTAAAATACGAGGCAAACAATGTACCGAACAACATAATTTCTGCACCAAGGAAAATCCAAAAACCTAAAATATTGATTCGATTTTGCTCTGTACTAAACTCAAGAGGTTTCGATGAATCTACTTTCATACTTTCGGCCCTCCTAATTTCTGCTCCGTTTCTTTTATTTCCTCGACTGTTATATGATACCCTTCATCCCTTTCAAACGAGCGATGGGTTAAGCAAAGAACAATTCCGATAAACCCTAAAATAACAAGGAACCAAAGACTAAAAACAAATCCAAAACCAAGAACAAAGAAACAACAAGACATGATAAATGGGACACCACTTTTACTTGGCATATGAATCTCTTGGTAAGTGCCTGGAAATAATTGATGACCTTTGTACTTCGCATCCCAAAATACATCTCGTGAGTTTACTTGTGGTGTAATGGCAAAATTATATTGCGGCACAGGGCTATGTGTTGCCCACTCCAATGAACGCGCATCCCACGGGTCACCACCAGCTCCTTCTTTTCCATGATGACGAATACTGTAGTAAATCGTATAGACGATTAATACAAATCCAAAAGCCATAAAAAGCGCACCAATCGTTGAAAGGAAATTTAACGGACCAAATCCGGTTGCTTCAGAATACGTATACATTCGACGAGCTTGTCCGTCTAATCCGGTAATATACATCGGGAAAAATGCTAAACAGAACCCAATGACAACAAACCAAAATGCCCATTTCCCAATTCGCTCATTTAACATAAAACCAAACATCTTCGGCCAATAGTATGTTGAAGCACCAAGTACAGCAAAAACAACTCCAGGAATGATCACATTATGAAAATGAGCAACTAAAAACATCGTATTATGATACTGATAATCCGCTGCCGACATCGCTAACATGACACCTGTCACCCCACCAATCGTAAACAGTGGAATGAACGCTAACGAATAAAGCATCGGTACGGTAAACCGAATCCTTCCTTTCCACATCGTGAATAACCAGTTAAAAATTTTTATCCCTGTTGGTATCGCAATCATCATTGTTGTAATAGAAAAAATACTATTGACATAAGCCGTTTGACCCATCGTAAAAAAGTGATGTGTCCAAACTAAGAACGATAAAAGTGAAATAGCAATGATGGAATAGACCATTGATTGATAGCCATATAAATTACGACGAGAAAATGTCGGGATAATTTCACTAAATAGTCCAAACGCCGGTAAAATGAGGATATACACTTCTGGGTGACCCCAAACCCAGAACAAGTTTGCCCAAAGCATGTCCATTCCGCCATCGGTCATTGTAAAAAACTTTGTTGCAAATAACCGGTCCATTGTTCCCATCAATAGAGCAATTGTTAATACCGGAAAAGCGAAGATAATAATGACATTTGTCACTAAGATTGACCACGTAAACATCGGCATTCTCATTAATGTCATACCAGGCGCTCGCATTTTCAATATTGTCGTAATAAAATTGATTCCCGTCATTAATGTACCAATTCCAGCTATTTGAATCGCAATCATATAGTAGTTATTCCCAACATGTGGACTCAACTCACTCCCTGCAAGTGGGAAATAGGAAGTCCAACCAGCATCAGGTGAACCACCAATGACAAACGAAATATTAAATAACATCGCTCCCATAAAAAACAACCAAAAGCTAATCGCATTTAACCTTGGAAAAGCAACA
Proteins encoded:
- a CDS encoding PucR family transcriptional regulator, which codes for MSDIVRILLLSSHEFVLHFLKSELLMNVVRGVTDLCESIFTESKVKLFDLYLNSDSLQSFLNHASTIFHNPIIMCDEAFRIISASNIFPVKDKYWRKHLIEGACSYEFVSRVNQLEAIKAGKQKNEAYRVFCPESEDEKFVCRVKLKDKELGNVILLEEQSTFTEETGMLMEIMSILVGKLMMEYQKETVEYAVLSENFLLKLVQNTVTTKELDRIEQLVDYKLPKELTLVIFNMANYKVNVTKRSRDLKELIHSKWKAVLSIVHEDTIIMLFETALLKNRIAEIEEFVTFHQIIAGMSRNYHSILETYKYYEQAKKAIEIGPILTKGKHVFVYDDVFPFVFLPKLPIDEAISEFAHASIKLLKTYDDENGTQLNDVLYQYLLHKEKINETANHLFVHRNTLRYQLNKAYEIGKIQSEDSLFMANLFLSYRILHYYRKRSLIELSN
- a CDS encoding AAA family ATPase, translated to MVINKLIVKNFKSHTYAEFQFGKINHFFGDNYTGKSSIGDAIVFCLFAVTKHGYKTYIKDYLQEGKSEMSVATHITIDKHTYKIMRTMNRRGAHQVFINDELTDDETLSKLVGHVRAFIYSFFPDIFPEEDAKVARSFLIEQICFDQGNYSKLEDEKRKLLKQQRELEKNKAFYAGQKLLLQKQLTEAERNRELDTSDQELVVTDNSHLQTEIETINGKIQEAYRVLYETKAKLKSYQQALKELTSSPDLLPDVCPTCQQSIPQEQSEKVAKEREERKFILQKEIEPLEIGLKNVSEQLGHYNEMKKDLESKLVIVHEKRQHHFDGNRYESLQKELKYVDKQLAMIEDKKIKLAQEIRTIKNELGMLANTYQKMINSSLTDVRIDLFKQLKNGEFRPQFQILYKERPYRVLSNSEKIRCMVEIITVFHQNSERQYPVFLDNLESIHSYIHRKRKLLQPLSVKECR
- the qoxD gene encoding cytochrome aa3 quinol oxidase subunit IV; protein product: MGELFPKKQVGGFIFSLVLTMVALLVYFFHMSFTVAMTILIVTAFIQAAVQIVIFMHAREVEESKSVFVTLYYALFIALVTVFGTLLCMVWGWTY
- the qoxC gene encoding cytochrome aa3 quinol oxidase subunit III, which gives rise to MKVDSSKPLEFSTEQNRINILGFWIFLGAEIMLFGTLFASYFTLVDRTGSGPTGAEIFEIFPVILETFILLTSSFVIGLAIHAMRLGNKKAMLTFFTITLLLGLLFLVLEMTEFATYYHEGATLQTSAFTSILFTTLGTHGAHVTFGLVWGLYIILQIRSRGITAETANKSFIFSLYWHFLDVVWIFIFSFIYLKGMI
- the qoxB gene encoding cytochrome aa3 quinol oxidase subunit I, giving the protein MEFLDRFAVPNPNPAIYASMIAIAVTIFLIIFGLTYFKKWFYLWDGWLTTVDHKRIGIMYLISALLMLFRGGVDALMMRAQLAVPDNKLLDSQHYNEIFSTHGVVMIIFMAMPYIIGLMNYIVPLQIGARDVAFPRLNAISFWLFFMGAMLFNISFVIGGSPDAGWTSYFPLAGSELSPHVGNNYYMIAIQIAGIGTLMTGINFITTILKMRAPGMTLMRMPMFTWSILVTNVIIIFAFPVLTIALLMGTMDRLFATKFFTMTDGGMDMLWANLFWVWGHPEVYILILPAFGLFSEIIPTFSRRNLYGYQSMVYSIIAISLLSFLVWTHHFFTMGQTAYVNSIFSITTMMIAIPTGIKIFNWLFTMWKGRIRFTVPMLYSLAFIPLFTIGGVTGVMLAMSAADYQYHNTMFLVAHFHNVIIPGVVFAVLGASTYYWPKMFGFMLNERIGKWAFWFVVIGFCLAFFPMYITGLDGQARRMYTYSEATGFGPLNFLSTIGALFMAFGFVLIVYTIYYSIRHHGKEGAGGDPWDARSLEWATHSPVPQYNFAITPQVNSRDVFWDAKYKGHQLFPGTYQEIHMPSKSGVPFIMSCCFFVLGFGFVFSLWFLVILGFIGIVLCLTHRSFERDEGYHITVEEIKETEQKLGGPKV